In Sphingobacterium zeae, one genomic interval encodes:
- a CDS encoding acyl-CoA reductase, whose protein sequence is MTKEQRINAFVKLGEQLQLPSEESSQIIQSAQHKNPWYTPQNVERALQAIAQNLTIEKLTHWLAPYPDIHSTKTVGLILAGNIPLVGFHDILAVLISGFKAKIKVSSDDAGLTAYVLGLLHKIDPYFGDAFEIVDRLKDFDLVIATGSNNSARYFDYYFGTKPHIIRRNRNSVAVLGGAESPSQLEALGHDIFDYFGLGCRSISKLFIPKDYPIAHFFEGISVFNDVTAHFKYTNNYDYNKSIYLINGDKHFDNGFLLLKEDEKTASPLAVVYYETYETVAEVENKLTLAQENIQCIVSEMALTVPSPLFHFGESQCPSLDDYADGVNTLDFLFANR, encoded by the coding sequence TTGACAAAGGAACAACGAATAAATGCATTTGTAAAATTAGGCGAGCAGCTTCAACTGCCATCTGAAGAATCCAGTCAGATCATCCAATCTGCCCAACATAAAAACCCCTGGTATACCCCACAAAATGTTGAACGCGCGCTGCAGGCAATTGCACAAAATCTTACCATAGAGAAACTTACGCATTGGCTGGCGCCATACCCAGATATACATTCAACAAAAACTGTAGGATTAATTCTTGCCGGCAATATACCTTTAGTCGGATTCCATGATATCCTCGCTGTTTTGATCAGTGGCTTTAAAGCCAAGATAAAAGTATCATCTGACGATGCGGGACTGACGGCCTATGTACTGGGTCTGCTGCATAAAATTGACCCGTATTTTGGCGATGCTTTTGAAATTGTTGACCGATTAAAAGATTTCGACTTGGTCATCGCAACGGGATCCAACAATAGCGCCCGCTATTTCGATTACTACTTTGGTACCAAGCCACATATTATCCGCCGTAATCGAAATAGTGTTGCTGTGTTGGGGGGAGCGGAATCTCCTAGCCAGCTAGAAGCCCTCGGTCATGATATTTTCGATTATTTTGGACTGGGTTGCCGCTCTATATCCAAACTATTTATACCAAAAGATTACCCAATAGCGCATTTTTTTGAGGGTATATCGGTATTCAATGATGTGACAGCGCATTTTAAATATACCAACAATTACGATTACAACAAATCCATCTATCTGATCAATGGCGACAAGCATTTTGATAATGGATTTTTATTGCTCAAAGAAGACGAGAAAACAGCTTCTCCCCTCGCCGTGGTTTATTATGAAACCTATGAAACAGTTGCTGAAGTCGAAAATAAACTCACATTAGCGCAAGAAAACATTCAATGCATTGTATCCGAAATGGCATTAACAGTGCCGTCTCCCCTATTTCATTTTGGCGAAAGCCAGTGTCCATCGCTGGACGATTACGCTGATGGGGTGAATACGCTCGATTTTCTATTTGCCAACCGTTAA
- a CDS encoding 4Fe-4S dicluster domain-containing protein: MAIKITDECINCGACEPECPNNAIYDAGVTWKFSDGTALDGIIDFGDGVTLDANESQEAISNEVYYIVSDKCTECVGFHDEPQCAAVCPVDCCVDDEDVRESNDELLAKKSWLHAE; this comes from the coding sequence ATGGCGATTAAAATTACAGACGAATGCATTAACTGTGGTGCTTGCGAACCGGAATGCCCAAATAATGCAATATACGATGCTGGTGTAACTTGGAAATTCTCAGATGGGACGGCTTTGGACGGGATTATTGATTTTGGCGACGGTGTTACACTCGATGCCAATGAGTCTCAGGAAGCAATCTCAAATGAAGTCTATTATATTGTTTCGGACAAATGTACAGAATGTGTAGGTTTCCATGATGAGCCTCAATGTGCAGCGGTTTGCCCTGTAGATTGTTGTGTGGATGACGAAGATGTGCGTGAATCTAACGACGAGCTTTTAGCAAAAAAATCTTGGTTACACGCGGAATAA
- a CDS encoding dicarboxylate/amino acid:cation symporter produces the protein MLKTKIGLMTLITVTLACIIAVLYEFDVVGFSHEFLMAVRWIVATVLVVNALFKKNLTTWILTCMIIGIFVGLDFPNLAISLQPLSKGFIKLVKTIVGPILFATLVYGIAGHSDLKQVGRMAWKSMLYFFCATTCAIFIGLGAINLTRAGVGVDVAHMPHEELPAPKESMDEHILKTLPDHVHPVYKFTSFIRDLFPENIVKSVADNQVLQIVVFSVLFGIGLAMVDEKKRKPLVDFTESMSEAMFKFTNIIMYFAPIGVGAAMAYTVGHLGVDILKNLFMLLATLYFALICFLCLVLLPVALYLKIPVKRFINAIKEPVSIAFATTSSDAALPKAMSAMEKFGVPRKIVSFVIPTGYSFNLDGTSLYLSLAAIFVAQAAGIHLSFGHQLMIAFTLMITSKGVAAVPRASLIILIATADQFGLPTFVIAAILGIDELMDMARTSVNVVGNCLATVVVAKWEGEFDEEAPYREDTEELV, from the coding sequence ATGTTAAAAACCAAAATAGGGTTGATGACCCTAATCACAGTTACATTAGCTTGTATCATTGCTGTATTATACGAATTTGATGTTGTAGGCTTTTCCCATGAATTTCTGATGGCTGTCCGTTGGATAGTTGCTACCGTTTTGGTTGTCAATGCGCTCTTTAAGAAAAATTTGACTACCTGGATTTTGACCTGTATGATTATCGGGATCTTCGTTGGGTTGGATTTTCCAAATCTGGCAATTTCCTTGCAACCTTTAAGTAAAGGATTTATCAAATTGGTCAAGACAATTGTTGGACCGATTCTCTTTGCTACCCTTGTTTATGGAATTGCAGGACATTCCGATTTGAAGCAAGTGGGACGTATGGCATGGAAATCTATGTTGTATTTCTTCTGTGCAACAACCTGCGCTATTTTTATCGGTTTAGGTGCTATTAATCTGACTCGGGCAGGCGTGGGGGTTGATGTTGCCCATATGCCGCATGAAGAACTTCCTGCTCCCAAAGAAAGTATGGATGAGCATATTCTCAAAACACTTCCTGACCATGTGCATCCCGTTTATAAATTCACTTCTTTTATACGTGACCTGTTTCCAGAAAACATTGTAAAATCTGTGGCTGATAATCAGGTTTTGCAGATTGTAGTCTTTTCGGTTTTATTCGGTATCGGATTAGCGATGGTGGATGAAAAGAAGCGTAAACCTTTGGTAGATTTTACCGAGAGCATGTCTGAAGCGATGTTTAAATTTACAAACATCATTATGTATTTTGCCCCAATAGGGGTTGGGGCGGCTATGGCCTATACCGTAGGGCATCTTGGTGTCGATATCTTGAAGAATCTCTTCATGTTATTGGCTACGCTTTATTTCGCTTTGATCTGCTTTTTATGTCTGGTACTTCTCCCTGTCGCGCTTTACTTGAAAATCCCTGTCAAACGGTTTATCAATGCAATTAAAGAACCTGTTTCAATTGCATTTGCGACAACGAGTTCAGATGCTGCGTTACCGAAAGCAATGAGTGCGATGGAAAAATTTGGTGTCCCCCGTAAAATTGTGTCATTTGTCATTCCTACCGGATATAGCTTTAATCTGGATGGCACATCCCTTTACCTGTCATTGGCAGCAATTTTCGTGGCCCAGGCTGCAGGGATACATTTGTCGTTTGGCCATCAACTAATGATTGCCTTTACATTGATGATCACATCAAAGGGCGTTGCCGCCGTTCCAAGAGCTTCATTAATTATTTTGATTGCTACAGCTGATCAGTTTGGATTGCCTACATTTGTTATTGCTGCAATTTTGGGTATTGATGAATTGATGGACATGGCCCGCACCTCGGTAAATGTTGTGGGAAACTGTCTTGCAACGGTTGTTGTGGCTAAATGGGAAGGAGAGTTTGATGAAGAAGCCCCTTATCGCGAAGATACAGAAGAACTGGTCTAG
- a CDS encoding YchJ family protein encodes MESVDLCPCGTGITYAECCQQVHRFHAKANTAEALMRARYSAFVKKEIDFLYHTFHPSTRRFQNKQAIGQWAVENKWMQLHILKSTLHTVEFEAHYLDAQMQVQVHHEKSTFKKQGDLWYYVEGTVKY; translated from the coding sequence ATGGAATCAGTCGATTTATGCCCCTGTGGAACGGGCATTACCTATGCTGAATGCTGCCAACAAGTACATCGTTTCCATGCCAAGGCCAATACGGCAGAGGCGTTAATGCGCGCTCGTTATAGTGCGTTTGTAAAAAAAGAAATCGATTTTTTATACCATACATTTCATCCCTCAACAAGGAGGTTCCAAAATAAACAGGCCATCGGACAATGGGCAGTGGAGAACAAATGGATGCAGCTTCATATTCTTAAATCTACGCTCCATACCGTTGAGTTCGAAGCACATTATCTCGATGCACAGATGCAAGTGCAAGTTCACCATGAAAAGTCTACCTTCAAAAAACAAGGTGACCTCTGGTATTATGTAGAGGGCACAGTGAAATACTAA
- the metQ gene encoding methionine ABC transporter substrate-binding lipoprotein MetQ, translating into MKKLNYAFVILALSLLTVVACNNKEKKEHILKVGVVSGPEKELAETAKKVAKEKFNLDVELVAFNDYVVPNEALNQGDIDVNVFQHQPYLQEQSKQRGFTKLTIVGNTFVFPIVAYSNKIKTITALQPGAVIAIPNDPTNGGRSLLLLQREGIIGLKENVGIQPKVTDIVSNPKQIKIIEMEAPQLPRVLDDPQVTVAIINNSFAAQAGLDPEKQGLFTEDKESPYVNLIVARADNKNDEKIQQFIQAYQSPEVEATAKKVFKNGAIKGW; encoded by the coding sequence ATGAAAAAATTGAACTATGCATTTGTAATCTTAGCCCTCAGTCTCCTCACGGTTGTGGCATGCAATAACAAAGAAAAAAAAGAACATATCCTTAAAGTGGGTGTGGTGTCAGGACCGGAAAAAGAGCTTGCAGAAACGGCTAAGAAGGTTGCGAAAGAAAAGTTTAATCTCGATGTGGAGTTGGTGGCATTCAATGACTATGTGGTTCCGAATGAGGCATTAAATCAGGGTGATATCGATGTGAACGTATTTCAGCATCAGCCCTACTTACAGGAGCAATCCAAACAACGCGGTTTCACTAAACTAACCATCGTTGGAAATACCTTTGTATTTCCCATAGTTGCCTATTCAAACAAAATAAAAACGATCACTGCTTTACAGCCTGGTGCAGTTATAGCTATCCCTAATGATCCCACCAATGGCGGACGCTCACTGTTGCTTCTCCAACGAGAAGGCATTATCGGTCTAAAAGAAAATGTAGGTATACAGCCTAAAGTAACCGATATCGTGAGCAACCCCAAACAGATTAAAATCATCGAAATGGAAGCTCCGCAGCTGCCCCGCGTTCTTGATGATCCGCAAGTGACGGTTGCCATCATCAACAATAGTTTTGCCGCTCAAGCTGGACTGGATCCAGAAAAACAGGGTTTGTTTACAGAAGACAAGGAATCTCCTTATGTGAATCTGATTGTTGCCCGCGCAGACAATAAAAACGATGAGAAGATACAACAGTTTATTCAAGCTTATCAGTCGCCCGAAGTAGAAGCAACGGCTAAAAAGGTATTTAAAAATGGTGCGATTAAAGGCTGGTAA
- the metI gene encoding methionine ABC transporter permease MetI, translating into MSDQVFTLLLSGTLETLAMTFLSGFFGFLLGLPLGIYLFLTREHQLLENKGMHQLISLFVNIFRSIPFIILIVWMIPFTRHIVGTSIGMSAALVPLSIGAAPFIARLVENSLLEIPNGLIEAARAMGANAKQVIFKVLLPEALPSLVNNATITLITLVGYSAMGGAVGAGGLGQIGYQYGYVGYDTFIMNSVLILLILIVFLLQYTGDYISKKVNHR; encoded by the coding sequence ATGTCTGATCAGGTATTTACACTGCTGTTATCAGGTACTTTAGAGACCTTAGCCATGACTTTTCTGTCGGGCTTCTTTGGGTTTTTACTAGGGCTACCACTTGGAATATATCTTTTCTTAACCCGAGAACATCAGTTGCTCGAAAACAAAGGTATGCACCAACTCATATCCTTGTTCGTGAATATTTTTAGGTCTATCCCATTCATCATACTTATTGTATGGATGATTCCGTTTACACGTCATATCGTAGGGACATCAATCGGGATGTCCGCGGCACTGGTTCCATTGAGTATAGGTGCGGCGCCTTTTATTGCACGACTTGTGGAAAATAGTCTACTTGAAATTCCGAATGGCCTGATTGAGGCCGCAAGAGCAATGGGCGCAAACGCAAAACAGGTGATTTTTAAAGTTTTGCTTCCCGAGGCTCTACCATCGCTGGTAAACAATGCAACAATTACGTTGATCACTCTTGTTGGTTACTCGGCAATGGGTGGCGCTGTAGGTGCTGGTGGACTGGGACAGATTGGTTATCAGTATGGTTATGTCGGATACGATACTTTTATCATGAATTCTGTTTTAATTTTATTAATTTTAATCGTATTCCTGTTGCAATACACAGGAGATTACATCTCAAAAAAAGTAAACCATCGATAA
- a CDS encoding methionine ABC transporter ATP-binding protein, which yields MIQLNNISKSFEVKAARIDALKDVSLSIGKGEIFGVIGASGAGKSTLIRCVNLLERPDCGQVMIEKEDLMSLSASSLMLKRRKIGMIFQHFNLLSSRTVYENISFPLELEGKSKDFIRQKVLELLHLVGLEDKAEVYPANLSGGQKQRVAIARALANDPYILLCDEATSALDPATTKSILKLLKKINKQLDLTILLITHEMDVIKSVCDQVAVLDQGRLIETGPVEAIFANPKEMTTKNFIQSSLEVEIPLSFQERLKTMGNPLVEIYLTSNEESISFIAQLEHKFGVKTNIITAQIDYIGELKFGVILAELSGEQENITNSLSFLKEKHAQTKILGYV from the coding sequence ATGATTCAACTAAACAACATATCCAAATCGTTTGAAGTAAAAGCCGCGCGTATTGATGCCTTAAAAGATGTCTCACTGTCTATTGGCAAGGGGGAAATTTTCGGCGTTATAGGTGCCTCTGGGGCTGGAAAAAGTACATTAATCCGCTGTGTCAACCTGCTGGAAAGACCAGATTGTGGTCAAGTAATGATAGAAAAGGAAGACTTGATGTCGCTATCAGCCAGTAGTCTTATGCTAAAAAGGAGAAAAATTGGAATGATTTTTCAGCATTTCAATCTCTTATCTTCAAGAACGGTATATGAAAACATATCATTTCCACTTGAACTGGAGGGAAAATCAAAAGATTTTATCCGTCAAAAGGTGCTAGAACTACTGCACTTGGTAGGATTGGAAGACAAGGCCGAGGTTTATCCTGCGAATCTTTCAGGCGGTCAAAAGCAGCGCGTTGCCATTGCAAGAGCCTTAGCCAACGACCCCTACATCCTTCTTTGCGACGAGGCCACAAGCGCGCTCGATCCAGCGACAACAAAATCCATCCTCAAGCTGCTAAAAAAAATAAATAAGCAACTTGACCTGACAATATTGCTGATTACACACGAAATGGATGTTATAAAAAGTGTCTGTGATCAGGTGGCCGTATTAGACCAGGGAAGACTGATCGAAACAGGCCCGGTAGAGGCAATATTTGCCAATCCAAAAGAAATGACCACCAAGAATTTTATTCAATCTTCACTTGAAGTGGAAATTCCGCTGAGTTTTCAGGAACGATTGAAAACTATGGGGAATCCACTGGTAGAAATCTACCTCACTTCAAATGAAGAATCCATCTCTTTTATAGCGCAGCTGGAACACAAATTTGGCGTTAAAACAAATATTATTACGGCACAAATCGACTATATTGGTGAACTAAAATTTGGTGTTATATTGGCTGAACTATCCGGAGAACAAGAAAATATAACAAACAGTCTATCTTTCTTAAAAGAAAAACACGCACAAACAAAAATATTAGGCTATGTCTGA
- a CDS encoding fumarylacetoacetate hydrolase family protein, whose product MKIFRYGAKGSEKAGVILNEKRYDVSVGNFQYNRDFFADVSNLERLQTYVLENSDKLKEIADDERIGTPLEVPSKILCVGLNFDDHVKETKLEQASEPIVFMKSVSAFNGPFDGITLPRSSVKSDWETELAIVIGKKASYVTEEEALDHVFGYVLHNDVTEREFQIERGGTWDKGKGCDTFAPIGPFIATKDEIKDVDHLRIWLKLNGELMQDGNTSDFIYRVPKLISYLSQFMSLLPGDIISTGSPAGSGMGKSPQRFLRDGDIIEYGIDGLGSAKQVISAYKTI is encoded by the coding sequence ATGAAGATTTTTAGATATGGCGCAAAGGGCTCCGAAAAGGCGGGAGTCATTTTAAACGAAAAGAGATACGATGTTTCAGTAGGAAATTTCCAATATAACCGCGATTTCTTTGCGGATGTCTCGAATTTGGAAAGACTACAAACCTATGTCCTTGAGAATAGCGACAAGCTTAAGGAGATAGCAGATGACGAGCGTATCGGAACACCATTGGAAGTCCCTTCCAAAATTCTCTGCGTGGGACTTAATTTTGATGATCACGTGAAAGAGACGAAATTGGAGCAAGCTTCAGAACCGATTGTCTTTATGAAATCTGTATCGGCGTTCAACGGTCCTTTTGATGGAATTACTCTTCCTAGATCCTCTGTGAAATCAGATTGGGAAACTGAACTTGCCATTGTTATAGGAAAAAAGGCCTCCTATGTGACGGAGGAAGAGGCACTGGATCATGTATTTGGCTACGTGCTGCACAACGATGTTACGGAGCGTGAGTTTCAGATCGAACGCGGCGGAACCTGGGATAAAGGTAAAGGATGTGACACCTTCGCACCGATCGGTCCGTTTATAGCAACAAAAGACGAAATAAAGGATGTTGATCATTTAAGGATATGGCTTAAGCTCAATGGTGAGCTTATGCAAGATGGCAATACCAGCGATTTTATCTATCGCGTTCCCAAGTTAATTTCCTATTTAAGTCAATTTATGAGCTTACTTCCAGGTGATATTATTTCTACAGGATCGCCTGCAGGATCTGGAATGGGAAAATCGCCGCAAAGATTCCTTCGAGATGGTGATATTATCGAATACGGCATTGATGGACTCGGATCGGCAAAGCAAGTAATTTCGGCCTACAAAACGATATAA
- a CDS encoding TIGR01777 family oxidoreductase: MEKVVITGGTGAIGLHLTKLLVANHYDVIIFTRNPKSYPAQAKVKYVHWDPKKQEVDVKSIQEADYIINLAGANLNAKRWTKAYQQEIIASRVESGQLLYQTLKKLPNRVKAVLSASAIGWYGADDPYQKRPFIEGDPQGGNFLSWVCNLWEGSVKPIETLGKRLVVFRFGVVISKDQGLLKEVGRFLPFRSIPILGSGKQMLSWIHMDDLCRMLLFGIQNNNLAGIYNACSSEPLPLAEFTKRIARRKYGPFYLRLPTPSFLIRWMLGKKGQEMVLDGTWVSNKKIVQEKFPFKYPLLDNNCIDNLHID, from the coding sequence ATGGAGAAAGTGGTTATTACGGGTGGTACTGGAGCTATTGGTCTCCATTTAACAAAGCTATTGGTTGCCAATCACTATGACGTGATTATTTTTACCAGAAATCCCAAGTCGTATCCTGCGCAAGCCAAGGTTAAGTATGTACATTGGGATCCTAAAAAACAGGAGGTAGATGTCAAATCGATTCAAGAAGCTGACTATATCATCAATCTGGCTGGTGCAAACCTCAACGCCAAGCGGTGGACAAAAGCGTATCAGCAAGAAATTATTGCCAGCCGCGTAGAAAGTGGGCAGTTGCTTTATCAAACTTTAAAAAAGCTGCCAAATCGTGTTAAAGCTGTCCTATCCGCTTCCGCTATTGGTTGGTATGGAGCAGACGACCCGTACCAGAAGAGGCCTTTTATAGAAGGAGACCCCCAAGGCGGCAATTTTCTATCCTGGGTTTGCAACCTTTGGGAAGGCAGTGTTAAGCCTATTGAAACGTTGGGAAAAAGACTTGTTGTATTCCGCTTTGGAGTTGTGATCAGCAAGGACCAGGGATTGTTAAAGGAGGTCGGCCGCTTCCTCCCCTTCCGTTCAATTCCAATATTGGGTTCGGGTAAACAGATGCTCAGTTGGATCCATATGGATGATCTCTGTCGTATGTTGTTATTTGGCATACAAAATAATAACCTCGCAGGCATTTACAATGCTTGCTCATCTGAACCGCTTCCCCTTGCCGAATTTACCAAAAGAATCGCCAGGCGTAAATATGGTCCTTTCTACCTAAGGCTGCCTACCCCGTCATTTTTGATCAGGTGGATGCTTGGTAAAAAAGGACAAGAAATGGTGCTTGATGGCACATGGGTAAGTAACAAAAAGATTGTTCAGGAGAAATTTCCGTTTAAATATCCGCTTTTGGATAATAATTGTATAGACAATTTACATATCGATTAA
- a CDS encoding DUF6266 family protein translates to MAIIKNGVNGSVSGKAGSVVFVLTKAGNYVRSLPRVKKRKPSAGQLLYRTRFKMVRSHIIMLNPIIKLGYKTYSAPKRPYDAAMSYNLKEALIRQDDGFAIDWQKFMIAKGSPNPISSYSIEYDQENQVLEVTWEYDTYLEEKFKTQHYNSFLVLYSAADEGVPFQMLTNDLESTLSSGKQNIKIKKNKNEVTYEMFIFFLESYGEGNTDSLHLGSIKV, encoded by the coding sequence ATGGCAATCATTAAAAATGGCGTCAATGGATCGGTCTCGGGAAAGGCAGGTTCTGTTGTATTTGTTTTGACTAAAGCAGGAAATTATGTACGCTCTCTTCCTCGCGTAAAAAAGCGAAAGCCCAGTGCTGGTCAGTTGCTTTATAGAACACGTTTCAAAATGGTGAGATCACATATCATTATGCTCAATCCGATAATCAAATTGGGGTATAAGACATATAGCGCTCCTAAAAGGCCATACGACGCCGCGATGTCGTATAATTTGAAAGAAGCTCTTATTCGCCAAGATGATGGCTTTGCGATTGACTGGCAGAAGTTTATGATCGCGAAAGGAAGTCCAAATCCCATCAGTTCTTATAGCATCGAATATGATCAGGAAAATCAAGTACTTGAAGTTACTTGGGAATATGACACTTATCTGGAAGAAAAATTTAAAACCCAGCACTACAACTCCTTCTTAGTTTTGTATAGTGCGGCAGATGAAGGAGTGCCCTTTCAGATGTTAACCAATGACTTAGAGAGTACCTTATCTTCTGGAAAACAAAACATTAAGATCAAGAAAAATAAAAATGAAGTGACCTATGAAATGTTTATCTTCTTTTTAGAAAGCTATGGCGAAGGTAATACAGATAGTTTGCACTTGGGGAGCATAAAAGTTTGA
- a CDS encoding carboxypeptidase-like regulatory domain-containing protein: MKKHRVLWYSLLVALFLYAIGSVQAQEPRPIINASLIGKVIDAKTQEPLTGVTVQLEAVTHSVQTDNQGNFQFVTGQKLPFTLIVSFVGYEKKQVVVNSSPTVIALSPVSTDLDEVVVLGTEPRTSRSHWGCGDLA, translated from the coding sequence ATGAAAAAACACAGAGTACTTTGGTATTCTCTTTTAGTGGCGCTTTTTCTGTACGCAATTGGAAGTGTACAGGCACAAGAACCCAGACCAATTATTAATGCATCGTTAATCGGTAAAGTTATCGATGCGAAGACCCAAGAACCCCTTACAGGCGTTACGGTACAATTGGAAGCTGTAACACATAGTGTACAAACGGATAACCAAGGTAATTTCCAGTTTGTGACAGGGCAGAAGCTCCCTTTTACGCTAATCGTCAGTTTTGTAGGCTATGAGAAAAAACAGGTGGTTGTCAATTCTTCACCGACTGTAATAGCGCTATCGCCCGTCTCAACAGACTTGGATGAGGTTGTGGTCTTGGGTACGGAACCCAGAACGTCGCGATCTCACTGGGGCTGTGGCGACCTTGCCTGA